A segment of the Chryseobacterium vaccae genome:
AGGAGCTGCTTAACCAGTGCCTTGAAATAAAGAAGAGGGATATATACCAATCATAAAATACCCTTCACCGAGTATGAAAAAAATATGGAAAAAAGCAATGAAAATTTTAGGAATTCTGATACTTCTACTTGTTATGTTTTCAATTTCAATAGGAATTTTCAACAGGAATTTTATAAAATCAAAAAAAGAGTACACAGATTATCTTAAAAAGAATAAAACAGATATCTCCTCTTTACAAAAAATAGGAAACATAGATTTAAATATAGAAAAAGCGGATTTCTACCTGCTGGGAGAGAACCATGGAGTAAAAGACGTTCAGGAGTTAGATGAACAGTTCATTTTCTATTTAAACAAAAAATACGGGGTAACATACTATGTTGCAGAAATGAGCGAAAAACTAGCCGCTCAGCTGAACAAGTACCTTTCAAACGAAAAAGAAGACCCTTCATTATTGAAAAAAACAGTCAGCGAGCTGGCTGAATATATACCACAACAATCAAGTATTGAATACTATGAAAAGTGGAGAAACATCAGAAATTATAACCTGTCCCAAAATGAAGGGGCTAAAATAAAAGTAATAGGCGTAGACGTTCCTAATCCTGAAATAACCAGCGGAAGAGATTCAATACTGTATCATAATTTCACTAAGGTATATGATACGATAAAAAATAAAGAAAATGCCAGGTTTTATGGTTTATTCGGGCACGCTCATATTTTACAGGACAAGCTGTCCGGCGATACCCAGCCATTCGCCTACAGATTAAAGGAGAAAAAGCTTAAGGTAATAAGCATAGCAACGTACGCTATAGATAGTTATACTTACCTGCCAGATGGCGAAGACTATCCAAAAGTACCCAATGAAAAAAGCAATTGGTTCAATCTGAACGGGCCTTTGTTCTATCTCTACGGAGTTAATGATTTAATACAATCATCAGACTCGGAAAGAGTAGCTCTGTTCAAGCTAAATAATACGAACAGCCCTTATTCCTCAGATACCAAGCTGATTAGCATCAGAAATTTACTAGGAAAAAATATAAAGCCATATAGTCCTGATGAAAACACTTTAAACTTCATTCAGTACACTGTTTTAATTAAAAAATCGGAATCATTAACCCCACTAAAAAGATTACCATGAAAAATAAAGCATTATTCATCATATCATTATTCCTGAGTGCAACCATGTACTCGCAAAAAGAAGAGAAGTTTTTAAATGTAGATTATAAGGTTCAGTTAGACGTAAATCCGGAAGATCTGCTGAAAACCGTTCCTTCCAATGTAAGATCTCAGGTAGAGGCAAGCCTCCGGGAGGAATTATCAAAAGGCGTTTTTGCAGATTATACTTTGAAAGCTAATAACAACGCATCTGTTTTTGAATATAAAGGCAAAATTGATAACTCCCAGTCTATGACATCATTTATCCTGAAGGAGTTAGAGAGAAGAGATAAATATCCCTATGTGAAAGATTTTTCTAAAAACACCTATACAAAAGGGTATGATCTGGCCAATAAAATATTCTATGTGAAGGAAAACCTTCCTAAAATAAACTGGATTATCGCTAAAGAAGAATCCGAACCTATCCTGGGATTAAAAACAATTGAAGCAAAAGGAAAATTAGATTCCATAGACCTTCATGTATGGTACGCTCCGGATATTCAATATAAAGACGGGCCTTTCCAGCAAGGCGGATTACCCGGGCTCATTGTAAAATCAGAGTTTTATGTGGGAGACATTAAAATGATTGTGGCAGCAACCCATATCGAGGTCATCAATAAACCTCTGGAAATTACAGCGCCAAAAGCCAAGAAATACTATTCTAAAGTAGAATTCGAGGAACAAAAGAAAAAATTCGAAGCCAGACAGAGAGAATATGCGTCTTCGGGGGTAGATAAAGATTAGCCATGGAATTCAACATTACAAAAATAAACTCTGTAGCGCATCTGCCCCACTTTATAAGGGAAGAAGACAGAAGAAATTTATGTACTGTAAGAAATAAATACGGAAAAGAGATAGATCCCAATAATCAGTTTTTTATCTCGTCTTCAGACAGTTCCACACTGAAGGTTTCCGTAATGAGCAAAAAGCCTATAGGAATAGATATAGAGACGGAGAGAGTCATTAATCCTAAAAGCTATGATTTTTTTCTCAATCAGAAAGAGAAAGATATGCTGAAAGCTTCTGAACATGAAAACATTCCGCTACTGCTGTGGATGATCAAAGAAAGTTTTTTGAAGCTGCTGGGAACAGGTTTACACATCCATCCCAAAAAAATAACAATTAGTCAAAAGAGAATATTGATCAATGACCTATCCATCAGATGTAAAATACAAATTTTCAAATACCAGCATTTTTACATCACGATTTTAGAAGCATAGCATTGATAATCATTGTATAACATTTTTATAAGAAATAAAATGGTTTTAGAACAAAAAGACATCAGACAGATACTGTCTCACAGATATAGCTTTATACTGGTTGACAGAGTAAAATATATGGACGAGGATAGAATAGTGGCTGTAAAGAACATCACCTCTTCAGATATCAATTTATGGGGACATTTTGAAGATGACCCGATATACCCCGGAGTTCTGCTGATAGAGTCTTGTTCTCAGGCAGGAGGAATTCTATTGAGCAATCAGAAAACGAGCAGAGGCTACATCGCTCAGATCAATGAATTCAAATTCCTCTCTTTCGTAAGACCGGGAGACAGTGTTCACATTGAAGCCACCATAAACAAGGTAGTAGGCCAGTACGCAAAAGTGTCAGTTGCTGCATTGGTTGAAGATAAAATAATTGCCAAAGGAGAAGTAATGTATTTTTTTGATAAATAAGCTATGAATAATATAACCGTAACCCACGTAGGAATCTCTCATTATTTTGGAAACTCTCCTGCAGAGTTTGAAAAAAATATACTGGAGAACCTGGAAGTAAAAAGAAAAGGTGTCTTAACTGCTACAATAGAAGAACCTAGATTAGAAAGCTTTTACGAAGAAAATGAAATCAGAAGAATAGACTCATTTTCAAAGTATCTGTTCAACGCGAATATCGATATTGATAATTGTGATCATATTCCTGCTAAAAATAAGGGAATTATTATCAATACCATTTATAACTCATACACCACAACCATTGATTTTGTCACAAAAGCCATGGAAAAGGGAGAAGATAAAGCGAGTCCTCTATTATTCCCTTATACCGTTCCGAATGCGGCTACAGGTCTTTTAACGATGAATAAGCAGTTCAAAGGCTATAATAATACCATAGGCGGCTACAGCCCTGTTTTATTAGCCATGGATAAGCTTAAAGAAGGCAACGAAGAATTCATTGTTTGTGGAGGAGTAGATGAAATTAATGACTACATCAAAAGCTATGTAACCCAGAAAAACAGATTAATTTCTGATGGGGCATGCCTTCTGGGAATGGCTTTAGACGAAAAGAATAACCAGGATAAGCTCTTTAATATTTCTTATGGAAAAACTCATTTTTTCAATAAAATATCTTCAAAAGAGATCAGAAAGTTTTATAAAAACATCCTGAAAGATATTGAGTTAGAGAATATTGATCTGGTGGTTTCTTTCTGCCAGGATAACAAATCCAAGCAAATAGAAAGAGAGCTGATTAAAGGCAATAAAGAGATTATCTACTACAAAGAAATCATAGGAAGTGCTTTGGGCGCAGAAGACAGCATCTGTTTATTCCTGGGATCTATCCTTCTGAAAAACAGAGAAGCCAAAAGAGCCCTTGTGAATGTAGAGTCTTTCGGAGGAAATATCAACACGTATATAATTGAGCTATGATGAATGAATACTGCCTGGTATTGGGTGCCAACGGAGGAATCGGCCTGGAAATATCCAAATACCTTATCGATAAAGGATACCACCTTATTTTGCATTATAATAGGAGTTCCGACAATATAGATGAACTGATTAAAGATCAGGAAAATCACATCAAAATTAAGTTTGATATCACCGATTCAAACTCTATAAAAAATGCACTTAAAGAACTTGGCGCCGGAAAAGAAATACGGATTACAAAATGCATCAATTGTGTGGGAATCCACTACAGATCATTTATTCCTCTGATGCCGGATAATAAATTCAAAGAAGTGATAGATACCAACCTTACGGGGGCTTTCTCTATCATCAAACATATCTCTACAGATATGATTAAAAACAAAAAAGGAACCATTGTAAACATCAGTTCCGTAGCAGGAATCAATGGTTTAATAGGTCAGGCTTGCTATAGTTCTTCCAAAGCAGGACTGGATGCCATCACGAAGATTGCCTCAAAAGAGCTGGCCAAATATAACATCAGGGTAAACAGTATTGCACCAGGTTTCATAGAAGCCGGAATTATTGAAAAACCTACGGCCAACGATCTGGAATATCTGGAAAGAATTCCTATGCGCAGATTCGGAAGAGCAAGAGAGGTCGCAAAACTAGCCTATTTCTTATTAGAAGACAAAGAATCTTCCTACATCACAGGGCAAAATATCGTCATTGACGGAGGATTAAGTATAAATATTTAACAACAAATAAAAAATAAAAACAATGGAAACAAGACAGCAAATTAAAGAAATTATCATTGAAAAATTAAATTTAAGAATTGATATTGAGGATTTTAAAGACAACACCCCTTTATTCTTAAGCAAAAAAGACGGTGGACTAGGATTAGATTCTATCGACACGTTAGAAATCGCTGTAGGAATTACAGATGAGTTTAATGTTGAATTCTCGGATAGTGAGAATATGACTGAACTTTTCACTTCTGTAGAATCTTTATCGAACTACATCAATAATAAGCTATGTCTGGAGTTGCAATAACAGGAATAGGATGTTATAGCTCTATTGGAAAGAATATTGAAGAGTTTGAGCAGAATCTTTTCTACAAAGACTCAGAGACATTCTACCCTATTGATGAAATAGACTGTAGTAAACTAAGAAACAACAGATCTTCCTACATCAAAGATTTAGACAATAACAAGACTAAAACAGGAAGCAGAGCAGCGATCTCTTTGCTGAAAAGTGTAGACGAGGCTATTAAGAACTCGAGAGCTAAAGAGCTTATTAAAAACAACAGAAAAGTAGGTGTTTCCCTGAGTAATTCTATTGGAGGAATCAGCGATCTGGTAAGTGATATCACCCAAGGTAAAAACTTTATCGTGAAAAAATCACTGAACAGATTTTCTAAAAATAACAAGAAAGAAAAGGTTTTAAATATCCCTAACATTCTATTGCTTCAGGATGTACTGAATAAGTACAAAACCAAAGGCCCGGTATGTTCTTCCCTTACAGCGTGCAGCGCAGGAGGAAACGCCATAGAAGTTGGATTTAAAATGATAAAAGACGGGATCTGCGATATGGTAATCGTATGCGGGGTTGATCCTTTATCAGAAATAAGTTTGTTCGGATTTAATGCCTTAAAAGCTTTGTCTAAAGATACCTTGAGATCATTGGACGCAGAAAGAGACGGAATGCTTCTGGGAGAAAGTGCAGGATGCATTATCCTGGAAAGAGAAGATGCCGCAGAGAAAAGAGGAGCACCTATATACGGAAAAGTATTGGGCTCAGGAATCTCCAATGATGCATTTCATATCACACAACCGGATCCGGAAGGAAACGGAGCTGTGTTCGCAATGAATAAAGCATTAAAAGAATCCTCCCTTTCCTTTAAAGAAATAGACTATGTAAACATCCACGGAACCGGTACAAAGTACAACGATCTTATGGAGCTGAATGCATTGGAAAGCGTATTTGGAAATGATTTACCCAATACCCCTATCAATTCATCCAAAACCAAAATCGGGCACACACTGGGAACCGCAGGAGTTATAGAAGCCATCATATGCATGCTGACTTTAAAGAACCAGGCTATTCATCCGCATTCGAACTTTTCCAACAGAATAGATCGGGAAATAAATTATAACGTCAATACAGAACTTAAACCAATGCCGGAGCTCAAATACATTATGAGTAACTCTTTTGGGTTCGGAGGAAATTGTGCTTCTGTAATATTTGGGTCATACGATGGTGGATATAGTAGAAGAGCTTCAGTATAATCAGGATGTAAATTACTCTGATGTAGACAGCATGGGCGTGGTTCATCACTCCAGATACATGGTGTATTTTGAAAATGCAAGGTTTCGTCTGGTAAAGGATTTACTGCATATCAGCAAAGAAGAGTTCTTAGAGATGAAGATTGATTTTCCTGTTATCAGTTTAGAATGCGATTATTTAAAGAGCATCAGATTCCAGGAAGAAATCATGATCAGAATAAAACTCTCATTTGCGCCAAAGATTCCCAAACTGAAATTCGAATACCAGATTGTCAATGCCCAGGATGAAGTATTATCAAAAGCGAAGACAGTCCATTTATTAACCAGAGCGGGAATACCTTTAATCGGGTATCCGGAAAGACTAAAACATAAATTATACGAATGCCTATGAAAAATGACAACCTATTAAACGTCAGCCAATATACTTTTTTAAAAGAAATAGAATTATACAGCGTAGACGATGAACTGAATGTTCTTTTGTATAAAAATACGAGTTTTGAAGTATCTGGTGTCCTTTATTCAATTATCAAGCATTTGAAAGAAGGCATGTCTATCAAAAACATATACGATAGCCTCGATTTTAAAGACATCAATTTTGAAAACTTTAAATCGCTTATTGTTAATAAAATAGAAGAACTTTTACAGGAGGTTTCCAATACGGTGGATAAAGTTCAGGTAGACAGCATACACAAGTTGTTTGACCTTTTAAACGCCAGAACTACAGAAATTTTATCAGGAAAATTATCATTCCTGTTTAAAAGAGGAGTATTAATCCCGTTATGCGTTCTTTTTTTTTCATCCTTAGTATTTATTTTCTCAGGGAGTTTGCACGTACATAAAGCAAACATCAGCTTAAACCACGTGTGGATGATGTATCTGTGCTTTTTTGTAATAGGCGTATTTCATGAACTGGGACACTCGTCTGCGAGTAAATATTACGGTGCAAAGCCTTCATCCATATCCATGGGGATATTCCTGATATTTCCTGTCTTTTATACCGATGTTACCAAAACATGGGGACTGGACAGAAATAAAAGAATAACCACCAGCTTAGGAGGAATATACTTCCAGATGATCATTCATCTGATGCTCCTGGGATCATTATTCCTGAATATAGAAAAGCCGATTAAAGAATACATCTACTATATCCTTTTACAAAATATAGGATTGATGATATTCAATATAAACCCTTTCTTTAAAACAGACGGATATTGGGTAGTATCAGACCTATTTGGAATTCGGAATCTGAATACCAAATCAAAAGAGATCATCAAATATCTGCTGAAAGGACAGCATCATCCGGATTACCTGTTTAAAGACAATGTCGCACTGTATGTGTACACCTATGCTTATTCAGTGATCGGAACAGCCTTATTAATCTTCATTGCTTACAAGGTTGTTGATACCCTCGGGATGTACTACAATATCGTAGTGAAAGGAGAAAGAATGGAATTCTTGATTGTTATTAAAAGAAGTCTAATCCTCATTTTCTTATTGGTATTTCATCTGGTACCAATGGTGAAAAAGAAATTAAAACAATACGCAAAATGATTTTAGTTCTTTGTTCATCCAATTACGATGCAAGTATAAATTATGTGCTGGACTGGCTTATTTTTTATAAGCACGAATTTATAAAAATAACCCCCGATGATATTTTTACTGAGAAAAGTAAAGATTTCAAAATAGAGAATGACACTATTTTTTTTAAAGGAGTCAATCTGAACGAAACAGTAAAGTCTGTCTGGTACAGAAAGTTTCCGTACAAACCCAATTTCATAGAAGTAAAAGGGGAAGAAAGCGTTAAAATCAGAGAAGAAATAGAATCAGAATCTGAAGTTATCGTCAACTACATCCTTCATCTTCTTAAAGAAAAAAACTGCATAGGTTTATTTAACAGCAGAGCATTAAACAAACCCCTGCTTTCGAAACTGGCCAACGGATACAATGTGAAAACCCCTAAACAGGCCTTTATAAGTACAAAAGAAGATCTTGAATTATTTCTGGAAAAAAGTAATGACAAGATTATAACGAAAAAATCGAGCGATAAAGTCAGGTATTTCTATGA
Coding sequences within it:
- a CDS encoding beta-ketoacyl-[acyl-carrier-protein] synthase family protein yields the protein MNNITVTHVGISHYFGNSPAEFEKNILENLEVKRKGVLTATIEEPRLESFYEENEIRRIDSFSKYLFNANIDIDNCDHIPAKNKGIIINTIYNSYTTTIDFVTKAMEKGEDKASPLLFPYTVPNAATGLLTMNKQFKGYNNTIGGYSPVLLAMDKLKEGNEEFIVCGGVDEINDYIKSYVTQKNRLISDGACLLGMALDEKNNQDKLFNISYGKTHFFNKISSKEIRKFYKNILKDIELENIDLVVSFCQDNKSKQIERELIKGNKEIIYYKEIIGSALGAEDSICLFLGSILLKNREAKRALVNVESFGGNINTYIIEL
- a CDS encoding SDR family oxidoreductase, with protein sequence MMNEYCLVLGANGGIGLEISKYLIDKGYHLILHYNRSSDNIDELIKDQENHIKIKFDITDSNSIKNALKELGAGKEIRITKCINCVGIHYRSFIPLMPDNKFKEVIDTNLTGAFSIIKHISTDMIKNKKGTIVNISSVAGINGLIGQACYSSSKAGLDAITKIASKELAKYNIRVNSIAPGFIEAGIIEKPTANDLEYLERIPMRRFGRAREVAKLAYFLLEDKESSYITGQNIVIDGGLSINI
- the fabZ gene encoding 3-hydroxyacyl-ACP dehydratase FabZ, coding for MVLEQKDIRQILSHRYSFILVDRVKYMDEDRIVAVKNITSSDINLWGHFEDDPIYPGVLLIESCSQAGGILLSNQKTSRGYIAQINEFKFLSFVRPGDSVHIEATINKVVGQYAKVSVAALVEDKIIAKGEVMYFFDK
- a CDS encoding zinc metalloprotease, producing MKNDNLLNVSQYTFLKEIELYSVDDELNVLLYKNTSFEVSGVLYSIIKHLKEGMSIKNIYDSLDFKDINFENFKSLIVNKIEELLQEVSNTVDKVQVDSIHKLFDLLNARTTEILSGKLSFLFKRGVLIPLCVLFFSSLVFIFSGSLHVHKANISLNHVWMMYLCFFVIGVFHELGHSSASKYYGAKPSSISMGIFLIFPVFYTDVTKTWGLDRNKRITTSLGGIYFQMIIHLMLLGSLFLNIEKPIKEYIYYILLQNIGLMIFNINPFFKTDGYWVVSDLFGIRNLNTKSKEIIKYLLKGQHHPDYLFKDNVALYVYTYAYSVIGTALLIFIAYKVVDTLGMYYNIVVKGERMEFLIVIKRSLILIFLLVFHLVPMVKKKLKQYAK
- a CDS encoding beta-ketoacyl-[acyl-carrier-protein] synthase family protein, with the translated sequence MSGVAITGIGCYSSIGKNIEEFEQNLFYKDSETFYPIDEIDCSKLRNNRSSYIKDLDNNKTKTGSRAAISLLKSVDEAIKNSRAKELIKNNRKVGVSLSNSIGGISDLVSDITQGKNFIVKKSLNRFSKNNKKEKVLNIPNILLLQDVLNKYKTKGPVCSSLTACSAGGNAIEVGFKMIKDGICDMVIVCGVDPLSEISLFGFNALKALSKDTLRSLDAERDGMLLGESAGCIILEREDAAEKRGAPIYGKVLGSGISNDAFHITQPDPEGNGAVFAMNKALKESSLSFKEIDYVNIHGTGTKYNDLMELNALESVFGNDLPNTPINSSKTKIGHTLGTAGVIEAIICMLTLKNQAIHPHSNFSNRIDREINYNVNTELKPMPELKYIMSNSFGFGGNCASVIFGSYDGGYSRRASV
- a CDS encoding 4'-phosphopantetheinyl transferase superfamily protein, coding for MEFNITKINSVAHLPHFIREEDRRNLCTVRNKYGKEIDPNNQFFISSSDSSTLKVSVMSKKPIGIDIETERVINPKSYDFFLNQKEKDMLKASEHENIPLLLWMIKESFLKLLGTGLHIHPKKITISQKRILINDLSIRCKIQIFKYQHFYITILEA
- a CDS encoding acyl carrier protein, giving the protein METRQQIKEIIIEKLNLRIDIEDFKDNTPLFLSKKDGGLGLDSIDTLEIAVGITDEFNVEFSDSENMTELFTSVESLSNYINNKLCLELQ
- a CDS encoding GLPGLI family protein, which codes for MKNKALFIISLFLSATMYSQKEEKFLNVDYKVQLDVNPEDLLKTVPSNVRSQVEASLREELSKGVFADYTLKANNNASVFEYKGKIDNSQSMTSFILKELERRDKYPYVKDFSKNTYTKGYDLANKIFYVKENLPKINWIIAKEESEPILGLKTIEAKGKLDSIDLHVWYAPDIQYKDGPFQQGGLPGLIVKSEFYVGDIKMIVAATHIEVINKPLEITAPKAKKYYSKVEFEEQKKKFEARQREYASSGVDKD
- a CDS encoding acyl-CoA thioesterase translates to MVDIVEELQYNQDVNYSDVDSMGVVHHSRYMVYFENARFRLVKDLLHISKEEFLEMKIDFPVISLECDYLKSIRFQEEIMIRIKLSFAPKIPKLKFEYQIVNAQDEVLSKAKTVHLLTRAGIPLIGYPERLKHKLYECL
- a CDS encoding TraB/GumN family protein; protein product: MKKIWKKAMKILGILILLLVMFSISIGIFNRNFIKSKKEYTDYLKKNKTDISSLQKIGNIDLNIEKADFYLLGENHGVKDVQELDEQFIFYLNKKYGVTYYVAEMSEKLAAQLNKYLSNEKEDPSLLKKTVSELAEYIPQQSSIEYYEKWRNIRNYNLSQNEGAKIKVIGVDVPNPEITSGRDSILYHNFTKVYDTIKNKENARFYGLFGHAHILQDKLSGDTQPFAYRLKEKKLKVISIATYAIDSYTYLPDGEDYPKVPNEKSNWFNLNGPLFYLYGVNDLIQSSDSERVALFKLNNTNSPYSSDTKLISIRNLLGKNIKPYSPDENTLNFIQYTVLIKKSESLTPLKRLP